The Xanthomonas sontii genome contains a region encoding:
- a CDS encoding FAD-binding oxidoreductase has protein sequence MSGFDLIVVGAGIVGAACADAAAAAGLRVAIVESGSIGGGSTAAAMGHLVAMDDDPAELALSAYSLRLWEEFAPLPEAEFSRCGTLWVAREARELEAIPAKIQRLAAAGVHAEALDAQRLYQLEPALVPGLAGGMRVAAEAVVYPPRMARYLVERACAAGAQLYAGRRATALADAGVRLDDGSALHGPVLVATGCAVPELLPELPMRARKGQLVITDRYPGFVAHQLLELGYADSAHGSDGSSVAFNVQPRPTGQLLIGSSREFDATDRTVSMPMLQRMLERAFAFLPGLRQLQAIRVWTGLRPATPDGRPYLGAVPERRDVWVAAGHEGLGVTTALGSARLLLDQLLQRPTAIDAAPYAPARALA, from the coding sequence ATGAGCGGTTTCGACCTGATCGTCGTCGGCGCCGGCATCGTCGGCGCGGCCTGCGCCGATGCGGCGGCGGCCGCCGGCCTGCGCGTGGCGATCGTCGAGTCGGGCAGCATCGGCGGCGGTTCCACCGCCGCGGCGATGGGGCATTTGGTGGCGATGGACGACGATCCGGCGGAACTGGCGCTGTCGGCGTACTCGCTGCGTTTGTGGGAAGAATTCGCGCCGCTGCCCGAGGCCGAGTTCAGCCGCTGCGGCACGCTGTGGGTGGCGCGCGAGGCACGCGAACTGGAGGCGATTCCGGCCAAGATCCAGCGGCTGGCCGCGGCCGGCGTGCACGCCGAAGCGCTCGATGCGCAGCGCTTGTACCAACTGGAGCCGGCGCTGGTGCCGGGCCTGGCCGGCGGCATGCGCGTGGCCGCCGAGGCGGTGGTGTATCCGCCGCGGATGGCGCGCTACCTGGTCGAGCGTGCCTGCGCCGCCGGCGCGCAGCTGTACGCCGGGCGTCGCGCCACTGCGCTGGCCGATGCCGGCGTGCGTCTGGACGACGGCAGCGCGCTGCATGGCCCGGTATTGGTCGCCACCGGCTGCGCCGTGCCGGAGCTGTTGCCGGAACTGCCGATGCGTGCCCGCAAGGGGCAACTGGTGATCACCGACCGCTATCCGGGCTTCGTCGCCCATCAATTGCTGGAACTGGGCTATGCCGACAGCGCGCACGGCAGCGACGGCAGCAGCGTGGCGTTCAACGTGCAGCCGCGGCCGACCGGGCAACTCCTGATCGGCTCCTCGCGCGAATTCGATGCGACCGACCGCACGGTGTCGATGCCGATGCTGCAGCGGATGCTGGAGCGCGCCTTCGCGTTCCTGCCGGGCCTGCGGCAACTGCAGGCGATCCGGGTGTGGACCGGCTTGCGTCCGGCCACGCCGGACGGGCGCCCGTACCTGGGCGCGGTGCCGGAGCGGCGCGACGTGTGGGTCGCGGCCGGCCACGAGGGCCTGGGCGTGACGACGGCGCTGGGCAGTGCGCGCCTGCTGCTGGACCAGTTGCTGCAGCGGCCCACGGCCATCGACGCGGCGCCGTACGCGCCGGCGCGGGCGCTGGCATGA
- a CDS encoding 4-hydroxyproline epimerase: protein MHTLDVIDSHSAGEPTRVVVSGFPDLGTGSLAERRELFRTRFDRWRSAIACEPRGSDTMVGALLLPPVAAEACAAVIFFNNVGYLGMCGHGTIGLVRTLAELGRLSAGTHRIETPVGTVGVELHADGRVSVDNVESYRHATGVEVQVPEYGRVRGDVAWGGNWFFITEQTPCALDLRHQRALTAYTEAVRLALEAAGIRGADGGEIDHIEINGPAPDASADARNFVLCPGLAYDRSPCGTGTSAKLACLAADGKLAPGQVWRQQGILGSVFEGSYTAGARGVLPRITGQAYITARAQLLIDPQDPFAWGIGAA from the coding sequence ATGCATACACTCGATGTCATCGACTCGCACAGCGCCGGCGAACCGACCCGTGTCGTCGTCTCCGGCTTCCCCGATCTGGGAACCGGTTCCCTGGCCGAGCGCCGGGAGCTGTTCCGCACGCGCTTCGACCGCTGGCGCAGCGCCATCGCCTGCGAACCGCGCGGCTCGGACACCATGGTCGGCGCGCTGCTGCTGCCGCCGGTGGCCGCCGAAGCCTGCGCGGCGGTGATCTTCTTCAACAACGTCGGCTACCTGGGCATGTGCGGCCACGGCACTATCGGCCTGGTGCGCACGCTCGCCGAACTGGGCCGGCTGAGCGCGGGCACGCACCGCATCGAGACGCCGGTGGGCACGGTCGGCGTGGAACTGCACGCCGACGGCCGCGTCTCGGTCGACAACGTCGAGAGCTACCGCCACGCCACCGGCGTCGAAGTGCAGGTGCCCGAGTACGGGCGCGTGCGCGGCGACGTCGCCTGGGGCGGCAACTGGTTCTTCATCACCGAACAGACCCCGTGCGCGCTGGACCTGCGCCACCAGCGCGCGCTGACCGCCTACACCGAGGCGGTGCGGCTGGCACTGGAGGCGGCCGGCATCCGCGGCGCCGACGGCGGCGAGATCGACCACATCGAGATCAACGGGCCGGCGCCGGACGCCAGCGCCGATGCGCGCAACTTCGTGCTGTGCCCGGGCCTGGCCTACGACCGGTCGCCCTGCGGCACCGGCACCAGCGCCAAGCTGGCGTGCCTGGCCGCCGACGGCAAGCTGGCGCCGGGCCAGGTGTGGCGGCAGCAGGGCATCCTCGGCAGCGTGTTCGAGGGTAGCTACACGGCCGGTGCGCGCGGGGTACTGCCGCGCATCACCGGGCAGGCCTACATCACTGCGCGCGCGCAGTTGCTGATCGATCCGCAGGATCCGTTCGCCTGGGGCATCGGCGCCGCATGA
- a CDS encoding AraC family transcriptional regulator — translation MDTLISALELQTLFDALPDVVFFVKDRDGRYTHVNLTLVRRLGKKYRADLIGKSAADVFPLPLGGSYLMQDRRVLCGEVIENQLEVHLFPNRTPGWCLTFKRPLCEGEEVIGVVGISRDLGQPDSRHSAYERISRAMEHMQAHYGDNLRVQTLADLAELSVAQLERHFRRVFQLTPQQLLTKMRIEAAMRLLHGDDSIASIGQFCGFADQSAFARQFKATVGMTPRDYRSMKGKL, via the coding sequence ATGGACACTCTGATTTCGGCACTGGAACTGCAGACGCTGTTCGACGCCCTGCCGGACGTGGTGTTCTTCGTGAAGGACCGCGACGGCCGCTACACCCACGTCAACCTGACCCTGGTGCGGCGGCTGGGCAAGAAGTACCGCGCCGACCTGATCGGCAAGTCGGCCGCGGACGTGTTCCCGCTGCCGCTGGGCGGCAGCTACCTGATGCAGGACCGGCGCGTGCTGTGCGGCGAGGTGATCGAGAACCAGCTCGAAGTCCACTTGTTCCCGAACCGCACCCCCGGCTGGTGCCTGACCTTCAAGCGCCCGCTGTGCGAGGGCGAGGAGGTGATCGGCGTGGTCGGCATCTCCCGCGACCTGGGCCAGCCGGACAGCCGCCATTCCGCCTACGAGCGCATCAGCCGCGCCATGGAACACATGCAGGCGCACTACGGCGACAACCTGCGCGTGCAGACCCTGGCCGATCTGGCCGAGCTGTCGGTGGCGCAACTGGAGCGGCACTTCCGCCGCGTGTTCCAGCTGACTCCGCAGCAACTGCTGACCAAGATGCGCATCGAAGCGGCGATGCGCCTGCTGCACGGCGACGACAGCATCGCCAGCATCGGCCAGTTTTGCGGCTTCGCCGACCAGAGCGCCTTCGCCCGCCAGTTCAAGGCCACCGTGGGCATGACCCCGCGCGATTACCGGTCGATGAAGGGCAAGCTGTGA
- the ftsY gene encoding signal recognition particle-docking protein FtsY, translated as MVSLFRRNKPQDNAGESRTQRYSIEELAAAFPKPASAEPAAPAPSAPPIAETAPAAPVPATTPEPTPAPVAERNVQAPAPVAVLQPQPAPLPPTAPAPPPQSYVPTPAAAPAPSVPQPTPAPAQPPVAVSVTSPVTASTDADLVRSDALPAAPAGKPGWRERLRNSSFARSVGSLFSRNPKLDDDLLDEIETALITADVGIPATTALIESLRKRMKAREFADARALQQALRADLLAILQPVARPLQIDRNAKPFVVLTVGVNGVGKTTTIGKLAKRFKDEGHSLMLAAGDTFRAAAVAQLQAWGERNGVTVIAQGQNADAASVAFDALQAGKARGTEVLIADTAGRLHTQTGLMNELGKIRRVLGKLDPSAPHEVLMVIDGTTGQNALSQLRQFHAAVGVTGLVVTKLDGTAKGGVVFALAREFGIPIRFAGIGERPEDLRVFDAEAFVDALLPDALGA; from the coding sequence ATGGTCAGCCTATTCCGCCGCAACAAGCCCCAGGACAACGCCGGCGAGAGCCGCACGCAGCGCTACAGCATCGAGGAACTGGCCGCCGCCTTCCCCAAGCCGGCAAGCGCCGAACCCGCTGCGCCTGCGCCGTCGGCGCCGCCCATCGCTGAGACAGCGCCTGCCGCTCCCGTACCCGCCACCACCCCGGAACCGACGCCCGCGCCGGTCGCCGAACGCAACGTGCAGGCGCCCGCCCCGGTCGCGGTCCTGCAGCCGCAACCCGCGCCGCTGCCGCCCACAGCGCCCGCGCCCCCGCCGCAGTCCTATGTGCCGACGCCGGCCGCTGCGCCGGCGCCGAGCGTGCCGCAGCCGACGCCCGCCCCTGCACAGCCGCCCGTCGCGGTGTCCGTGACCTCGCCGGTTACTGCGTCCACCGACGCCGACCTGGTGCGCAGCGACGCGCTGCCTGCCGCCCCGGCCGGCAAGCCAGGTTGGCGCGAGCGGCTGCGCAACAGCAGCTTCGCGCGCAGCGTCGGCAGCCTGTTCTCGCGCAATCCCAAGCTCGACGACGACCTGCTTGACGAGATCGAGACCGCGCTGATCACCGCCGACGTCGGCATCCCCGCCACCACCGCGCTGATCGAGAGCCTGCGCAAGCGCATGAAGGCGCGCGAGTTCGCCGACGCCAGGGCGCTGCAGCAGGCGCTGCGCGCCGACCTGCTGGCGATCCTGCAGCCGGTGGCCAGGCCGCTGCAGATCGACCGCAACGCCAAGCCCTTCGTGGTGCTGACCGTCGGCGTCAACGGCGTCGGCAAGACCACCACCATCGGCAAGCTGGCCAAGCGTTTCAAGGACGAGGGCCACAGCCTGATGCTGGCCGCCGGCGACACCTTCCGCGCCGCCGCGGTGGCGCAGCTGCAGGCCTGGGGCGAGCGCAACGGCGTGACCGTGATCGCGCAGGGCCAGAACGCCGACGCCGCCTCGGTGGCCTTCGACGCGCTGCAGGCCGGCAAGGCGCGCGGCACCGAGGTGCTGATCGCCGACACCGCCGGCCGCCTGCACACCCAGACCGGGCTGATGAACGAACTGGGCAAGATCCGCCGCGTGCTCGGCAAGCTCGACCCCAGCGCGCCGCACGAGGTGCTGATGGTCATCGACGGCACCACCGGCCAGAACGCGCTGTCGCAGCTGCGCCAGTTCCACGCCGCGGTCGGCGTCACCGGTCTGGTGGTGACCAAGCTCGACGGCACCGCCAAGGGCGGCGTGGTGTTCGCCCTGGCCCGCGAATTCGGCATCCCGATCCGCTTCGCCGGCATCGGCGAGCGCCCCGAAGACCTGCGCGTGTTCGACGCCGAAGCCTTCGTCGACGCGTTGCTGCCCGACGCCTTGGGTGCGTGA
- the mutY gene encoding A/G-specific adenine glycosylase, with translation MRQPPDTFPTRLLAWFDRNGRHDLPWQHPRSPYRVWLSEIMLQQTQVAVVIPYFLRFLQHFPTLPALAAADNDAVMAQWAGLGYYARARNLHAAAKRCVELHGGELPRDFEALHALPGIGRSTAGAILSQAWNDRFPILDGNVKRVLTRYHGIAGYPGLPAVEKPLWALAHDHVAAVPDGRMADYTQAQMDFGATLCTRANPACVLCPLQDDCVARRDGLVEALPTPKPGKTLPEREALALLLENAAGELLLQRRPPTGIWASLWTLPQAETDSELRAWYARWMRGRAYDDAEALPPIVHTFSHYRLHLQPLRLRKVAMGDALGDNDDLRWVARADLSTLGLPAPIRKLLDGL, from the coding sequence ATGCGCCAGCCACCCGACACCTTCCCTACCCGCCTGCTCGCCTGGTTCGACCGCAACGGGCGGCATGACCTGCCCTGGCAGCATCCGCGCAGTCCGTACCGGGTGTGGCTGTCGGAGATCATGCTGCAGCAGACCCAGGTGGCGGTGGTCATCCCCTATTTCCTGCGCTTCCTGCAGCACTTCCCGACCCTGCCGGCACTGGCCGCCGCCGACAACGACGCGGTGATGGCGCAATGGGCCGGGCTCGGCTACTACGCTCGCGCGCGCAACCTGCACGCCGCCGCCAAGCGCTGCGTGGAACTGCACGGCGGCGAGCTGCCGCGCGATTTCGAGGCCCTGCATGCGCTGCCCGGCATCGGCCGCAGCACCGCCGGCGCGATCCTCAGCCAGGCCTGGAACGACCGCTTCCCGATCCTCGACGGCAACGTCAAGCGCGTGCTGACCCGCTACCACGGCATCGCCGGCTATCCCGGCCTGCCGGCGGTGGAAAAGCCGCTGTGGGCGCTCGCGCACGACCACGTGGCCGCCGTGCCGGACGGGCGCATGGCCGACTACACGCAGGCGCAGATGGATTTCGGCGCCACCCTGTGCACCCGCGCCAACCCGGCCTGCGTGCTGTGCCCGCTGCAGGACGACTGCGTGGCGCGCCGCGACGGCCTGGTCGAAGCGCTGCCCACGCCCAAGCCGGGCAAGACCCTGCCCGAGCGCGAGGCGCTGGCGCTGTTGCTGGAGAACGCCGCCGGCGAATTGCTGCTGCAGCGGCGACCGCCGACCGGCATCTGGGCCTCGCTGTGGACCCTGCCGCAGGCCGAGACCGACAGCGAGCTGCGCGCCTGGTACGCGCGCTGGATGCGCGGGCGCGCCTACGACGACGCCGAAGCGCTGCCGCCGATCGTGCACACCTTCAGCCATTACCGCCTGCACCTGCAGCCACTGCGCCTGCGCAAGGTCGCCATGGGCGATGCGCTGGGCGACAATGACGACCTGCGCTGGGTGGCGCGCGCCGACCTGTCGACGCTGGGCCTGCCCGCACCGATCCGCAAACTGCTCGACGGCCTCTAG
- a CDS encoding oxidative damage protection protein: protein MSRTVFCQYQQRDAEGLDYVPYPGELGKRVFAHIGKAGWQAWLAHQTMLINENRLSPRDPKHRAFLEAELEKFLFQGGADKPDGYVAPDQAS from the coding sequence ATGTCCCGCACCGTCTTCTGCCAGTACCAGCAACGCGACGCCGAAGGGCTCGATTACGTGCCCTATCCTGGCGAGCTCGGCAAGCGCGTGTTCGCGCACATCGGCAAGGCCGGCTGGCAGGCCTGGCTGGCGCACCAGACCATGCTGATCAATGAGAACCGGCTGTCGCCGCGCGATCCCAAGCACCGCGCGTTCCTGGAAGCGGAACTGGAGAAGTTCCTGTTCCAGGGCGGCGCCGACAAGCCCGACGGCTACGTGGCGCCCGACCAGGCCTCCTGA
- a CDS encoding DUF6491 family protein, translated as MKRLLLSSLVATAVLAGCATNRLSDDERLTLYRAHAGAPVRDFQYFNRLSGWTALGDSALAVWTRPNQAYLLEFAGTCQDLDFAPSIAITHFGSQVSAKFDDVLVLGGGPAAIRLPCRIDSIRPLDVKALRTSEKELREAKVQERAQQAPGS; from the coding sequence ATGAAACGCCTGCTGCTGTCCTCCCTCGTCGCCACGGCCGTGCTGGCCGGCTGCGCCACCAACCGGCTCAGCGACGACGAGCGTCTGACCCTGTACCGCGCCCACGCCGGTGCGCCGGTGCGCGACTTCCAGTACTTCAACCGGCTCAGCGGCTGGACCGCACTCGGCGACAGCGCGCTGGCGGTGTGGACGCGCCCGAACCAGGCCTATCTGCTGGAATTCGCCGGCACCTGCCAGGACCTGGATTTCGCCCCCAGCATCGCCATCACCCATTTCGGCAGCCAGGTCTCGGCGAAGTTCGACGATGTGCTGGTGCTCGGCGGCGGCCCCGCCGCGATTCGCCTGCCGTGCCGCATCGACAGCATCCGCCCGCTCGACGTCAAGGCGCTGCGCACCTCGGAGAAGGAACTGCGCGAGGCCAAGGTGCAGGAACGGGCGCAGCAGGCGCCTGGGAGCTGA
- a CDS encoding M48 family metallopeptidase encodes MNQVFGRQGGEPGGGRRGPLGGVRWLVLLGFAVYAGFYWFSNRSEDPYTGEQVLIDRSLNVEDEKALGLQAYQEILAQEHPVDPQSQVAQQVRAIAQRLIAKVDVVEDALAAEHGMQAKHYARGFDWDVNVIESDQANAFCLPGGKMAVYTGLLPVAKNADAMAVVMGHEIAHALLRHGAQRMAQQKLTQIGQMAGAAGGLDPQQQQMAMAAMGYGYLLPYARSHETQADEVGLMLAAAACFDPREAVPLWERMSASSGGQAPPEFASTHPNPGTRIQNLQALMPKALEYRQRFCESARGASQ; translated from the coding sequence ATGAACCAAGTCTTCGGCCGCCAGGGCGGCGAACCGGGCGGCGGCCGCCGTGGACCGCTGGGCGGGGTGCGCTGGCTGGTACTGCTGGGCTTTGCCGTGTATGCCGGGTTTTACTGGTTCTCCAACCGCAGCGAGGATCCGTACACCGGCGAACAGGTGCTGATCGACCGCTCGTTGAATGTGGAGGACGAGAAGGCGCTGGGTCTGCAGGCGTACCAGGAGATCCTGGCGCAGGAACATCCGGTCGATCCGCAGTCGCAGGTGGCGCAGCAGGTGCGTGCGATCGCGCAGCGGCTGATCGCCAAGGTCGACGTGGTCGAGGACGCGCTGGCCGCCGAGCACGGCATGCAGGCCAAGCATTACGCGCGCGGCTTCGACTGGGACGTCAACGTGATCGAGTCCGACCAGGCCAATGCGTTCTGCCTGCCCGGCGGCAAGATGGCGGTCTACACCGGGCTGCTGCCGGTGGCCAAGAACGCCGACGCGATGGCGGTGGTGATGGGTCACGAGATCGCGCATGCGCTGCTGCGGCATGGCGCGCAGCGCATGGCCCAGCAGAAGCTGACCCAGATCGGGCAGATGGCCGGCGCCGCCGGCGGCCTGGATCCGCAACAGCAGCAGATGGCGATGGCGGCGATGGGCTATGGCTACCTGCTGCCGTACGCGCGCAGCCACGAGACCCAGGCCGACGAAGTGGGCCTGATGCTGGCCGCGGCGGCCTGTTTCGACCCGCGCGAGGCGGTGCCGCTGTGGGAGCGGATGAGCGCCAGCAGTGGCGGCCAGGCGCCGCCGGAGTTCGCCTCCACCCATCCCAATCCGGGCACCCGCATCCAGAACCTCCAGGCGCTGATGCCCAAGGCGCTGGAGTACCGGCAGCGCTTCTGCGAGTCCGCGCGTGGTGCTTCGCAGTAA
- a CDS encoding formylglycine-generating enzyme family protein: MLAAALVGCARQPSAPAAETAPATAAAAATATAQSAPAKPVQAPSVTIGGEDAAETVARWQPPLPTLTRSGLPQARRQAARALAEDRLFEDAQSAIPLYLAIRSLAPNDRVAQDGLRKARRRLLQLGAQALGDPDLSERTLEQAARIAMVALWLDADDPAVRRLQQRVETASRVLAYNRAGEDDLRGGRLGEDGNGALANFREALLLDADDARARQGVAAVESALIRRAETAAAASDFAAAGSWLARAARVREDAPTVHDARERVEQVRVARIAALRDAGLRDLATPAGLKSARERLGDVLRIADPGDPVAAMLRERIDLATHYGSFRPGQVFTDGMHDGGRGPQMIVVPHGGFRMGAAETEPGASPAEMPQHYVRFDRGFAMSITEVTVAEFRRFVEATNARPRATRRGHSTVYDERSGNFVRRNGVDWQSDYQGARAAPNSPVMHVSVRDAEAYAAWLSQQTGRHYRLPSEAEFEYALRAGGRGRYPWGNAGTPPRGSGNFTGGGDVSPSGRHWRNAFVGYTDGFWGPAPVANFSANAWGLHDMAGNLSEWVADCWHASYRRAPADGAAWYNPGCRSRVVRGGNWANAPEQTRAAWRLMQDSDSTSARVGFRLVRGI, from the coding sequence ATGCTTGCGGCAGCGCTGGTCGGCTGTGCGCGGCAGCCGTCGGCGCCGGCCGCCGAGACCGCGCCTGCGACCGCCGCTGCCGCTGCCACCGCTACGGCGCAGTCGGCGCCGGCCAAGCCGGTGCAGGCGCCCAGCGTGACCATCGGCGGCGAGGATGCGGCCGAGACCGTGGCGCGCTGGCAGCCGCCGTTGCCGACCCTGACGCGCAGCGGCCTGCCGCAGGCGCGGCGCCAGGCGGCGCGCGCGCTGGCCGAAGATCGCCTGTTCGAGGATGCGCAGTCGGCGATTCCGCTGTACCTGGCGATCCGCAGCCTGGCGCCGAACGATCGCGTTGCCCAGGACGGCCTGCGCAAGGCGCGGCGGCGCCTGTTGCAACTCGGCGCGCAGGCGCTGGGCGATCCGGATCTTTCCGAACGCACGCTCGAGCAGGCCGCGCGCATCGCGATGGTGGCGCTGTGGCTGGATGCCGATGACCCGGCGGTGCGGCGCCTGCAGCAGCGGGTGGAGACCGCCTCGCGGGTGCTGGCCTACAACCGCGCCGGCGAGGACGACCTGCGCGGCGGCCGCCTGGGCGAGGACGGCAACGGCGCCCTGGCCAATTTCCGCGAGGCGTTGCTGCTGGATGCGGACGATGCGCGCGCGCGGCAGGGCGTGGCGGCGGTGGAAAGCGCGCTGATCCGTCGCGCCGAGACGGCCGCGGCGGCCTCGGATTTCGCCGCCGCCGGCAGTTGGCTGGCGCGCGCGGCGCGGGTGCGCGAGGACGCGCCCACGGTGCACGACGCGCGCGAGCGCGTGGAGCAGGTGCGGGTGGCGCGCATCGCCGCCTTGCGCGATGCCGGCCTGCGCGATCTGGCCACCCCGGCCGGATTGAAGTCGGCGCGCGAGCGCCTTGGCGACGTGCTGCGCATCGCCGATCCCGGCGACCCGGTGGCGGCGATGCTGCGCGAACGCATCGACCTGGCCACCCACTACGGCAGCTTCCGCCCCGGCCAGGTGTTCACCGACGGCATGCACGACGGCGGGCGCGGCCCGCAGATGATCGTGGTGCCGCACGGCGGCTTCCGCATGGGCGCGGCCGAGACCGAACCCGGCGCCTCGCCGGCGGAGATGCCGCAGCACTACGTGCGCTTCGACCGCGGTTTCGCCATGTCGATCACCGAGGTCACCGTGGCCGAGTTCCGCCGTTTCGTGGAGGCGACCAATGCGCGTCCGCGCGCCACCCGCCGCGGCCACTCCACCGTCTACGACGAGCGCAGCGGCAACTTCGTGCGCCGCAACGGCGTTGACTGGCAGTCCGATTACCAGGGCGCGCGGGCGGCGCCGAACAGCCCGGTGATGCACGTCAGCGTGCGCGACGCCGAGGCCTATGCGGCCTGGCTGTCGCAGCAGACCGGGCGGCATTACCGGCTGCCCAGCGAGGCCGAGTTCGAATACGCCCTGCGCGCCGGCGGCCGCGGCCGCTATCCCTGGGGCAACGCCGGCACGCCGCCGCGCGGCAGCGGCAACTTCACCGGCGGCGGCGACGTCTCGCCCAGCGGGCGGCACTGGCGCAATGCCTTCGTCGGCTACACCGACGGCTTCTGGGGCCCGGCCCCGGTGGCCAATTTTTCCGCCAACGCCTGGGGTCTGCACGACATGGCCGGCAACCTCAGCGAGTGGGTCGCCGACTGCTGGCACGCCAGCTATCGCCGCGCGCCGGCCGACGGCGCGGCCTGGTACAACCCGGGCTGCCGCTCGCGGGTGGTGCGCGGCGGCAACTGGGCCAATGCGCCGGAGCAGACCCGCGCGGCGTGGCGGCTGATGCAGGATTCGGACAGCACCAGCGCACGCGTCGGCTTCCGCCTTGTGCGCGGCATTTGA
- the rnd gene encoding ribonuclease D, with amino-acid sequence MPYWIKQPAELSERLAQRPARIGLDTEFVRERTYWPQLALVQMAVGDEILLIDPLIPGMPQALAPWLSDPDILKIMHSASEDLVAFKCACGTLPRPLFDTQIAAGLAGLGAGMGYQKLVLEITGVHLAKGETRSDWLRRPLSPAQLEYAADDVRYLFALHDNLQARLQTLERGDWLHEDGERLLGTVEHDDGERWPHLGMRSAQFMDRPAQLRLLRLLRWRDAQARHNDKPRSWILDNELAATLARFPPQDQPAMLALFDKHPKAPRKLSDAVWQALTTPLADEADAPQALAASDDNKAALKRLQDAVAARSAELGLPDGLLASRKHLEALLESAQWPAPLAGWRRRELEPRLQPLLAATR; translated from the coding sequence GTGCCTTACTGGATCAAGCAACCTGCCGAGCTGAGCGAACGGCTGGCGCAGCGACCGGCCCGCATCGGCCTGGATACCGAATTCGTCCGCGAACGCACCTATTGGCCGCAACTGGCGCTAGTGCAGATGGCCGTAGGCGATGAAATCCTGCTGATCGACCCGCTGATCCCGGGCATGCCGCAGGCGCTGGCGCCGTGGCTGAGCGACCCGGACATCCTCAAGATCATGCACAGCGCCAGCGAAGACCTGGTCGCCTTCAAGTGCGCCTGCGGCACCCTGCCGCGGCCGCTGTTCGACACCCAGATCGCCGCCGGCCTGGCCGGGCTCGGCGCCGGCATGGGCTACCAGAAGCTGGTGCTGGAGATCACCGGCGTGCACCTGGCCAAGGGCGAGACCCGCTCGGACTGGCTGCGCCGCCCGCTGTCGCCGGCGCAGCTGGAGTACGCCGCCGACGACGTGCGCTATCTGTTCGCGCTGCACGACAACCTGCAGGCGCGGTTGCAGACCCTGGAGCGCGGCGACTGGCTGCACGAGGACGGCGAACGCCTGCTCGGCACCGTCGAGCACGACGACGGCGAACGCTGGCCGCACCTGGGCATGCGCTCGGCGCAGTTCATGGACCGCCCCGCGCAACTGCGCCTGCTGCGCCTGTTGCGCTGGCGCGACGCGCAGGCGCGGCACAACGACAAACCGCGCAGCTGGATCCTGGACAACGAACTGGCCGCCACCCTGGCGCGCTTCCCGCCGCAGGACCAACCGGCCATGCTGGCGCTGTTCGACAAACACCCCAAGGCGCCGCGCAAGCTCAGCGATGCGGTGTGGCAGGCGCTGACCACGCCGCTGGCCGACGAAGCCGACGCCCCGCAGGCGCTGGCCGCCAGCGACGACAACAAGGCCGCGCTGAAGCGGCTGCAGGACGCGGTGGCCGCGCGCAGCGCCGAACTCGGCCTGCCCGACGGCCTGCTCGCCTCGCGCAAGCACCTGGAAGCCCTGCTGGAAAGCGCGCAATGGCCAGCACCGCTGGCGGGCTGGCGCCGGCGCGAACTGGAACCGCGGCTGCAGCCGCTGCTGGCGGCCACACGCTGA
- a CDS encoding H-NS family nucleoid-associated regulatory protein, translating to MTEVRNLQQIAEAKAKLQEEMRKLEEQERQAREGETNAAHANVLSLLEQFAEFFSAKQRNEIAAYVTSAAPKPASSKSAGGRSEVKPKYQLPHTGETWSGRGRTPKAFAAWEGTAAYNEWKARHPDLKFPLFKY from the coding sequence ATGACGGAAGTTCGCAACTTGCAACAGATCGCCGAAGCCAAGGCCAAGCTGCAGGAAGAAATGCGCAAGCTGGAAGAGCAGGAGCGGCAGGCGCGCGAGGGCGAAACCAATGCGGCGCACGCCAACGTGCTGTCGCTGCTGGAGCAGTTCGCCGAGTTCTTCAGCGCCAAGCAGCGCAACGAGATCGCCGCCTACGTGACCAGCGCGGCGCCCAAGCCGGCCAGCAGCAAGTCCGCCGGCGGCCGCAGCGAGGTCAAGCCGAAGTACCAGTTGCCGCACACCGGCGAAACCTGGTCCGGCCGCGGTCGCACGCCGAAGGCGTTCGCCGCCTGGGAAGGCACCGCCGCCTACAACGAATGGAAGGCGCGCCACCCGGATCTGAAGTTCCCGCTCTTCAAGTACTGA